A single Saccopteryx bilineata isolate mSacBil1 chromosome 9, mSacBil1_pri_phased_curated, whole genome shotgun sequence DNA region contains:
- the LOC136313232 gene encoding protein C19orf12 homolog, producing the protein MSTEEPEKECVDVDNVIRLLCDISVKKKMKAALKRFKRGTAVAVSTLSLCLVVGFPVVGGAVRGLLGAFVMMGRFQPIAVILNDLPFPEKWKLFNKVRTIIEGLETMDANQLTTKVNKDNSLYEALVEMLENYFTTELEARVKYD; encoded by the exons ATGTCCACAGAGGAGCCTGAGAAGGAGTGTGTCGATGTAGACAATGTCATTCGGCTGCTGTGTGACATTTCggtgaagaagaaaatgaaggcagCCCTCAAGCGATTCAAGCGTGGCACCGCGGTCGCTGTCTCTACTCTCAGCCTCTGTTTAGTGGTCGGCTTCCCCGTCGTTG GGGGCGCCGTCAGGGGGCTCCTAGGGGCCTTTGTTATGATGGGGCGATTTCAGCCCATTGCTGTGATCCTAAACGACTTGCCCTTTCCTGAGAAATGGAAACTCTTCAACAAAGTCCGCACCATCATCGAGGGACTGGAGACCATGGACGCCAATCAGCTGACCACAAAGGTCAATAAGGATAACAGCTTGTATGAGGCGCTGGTGGAGATGCTGGAGAACTACTTCACCACGGAGCTCGAGGCCAGAGTGAAGTATGACTAG
- the LOC136312799 gene encoding protein C19orf12-like, whose amino-acid sequence MPVMKPAKESTTQRHSKKCVSVEDVINLLCDIVGETEMKAAFKEYFQALGAAAFPVLVGALIGHPIPVFGGIFIGGALWKHELQRHFEPVAQLLKALPDVQQQNLFNKVRAIIEDLEGMDAYQLRKLVRGREDLYEELVQMLQRYFSEERNARVECRTRPSGQRSSRS is encoded by the exons ATGCCCGTTATGAAGCCTGCCAAGGAGTCCACCACCCAGCGCCACAGTAAGAAGTGCGTCAGTGTGGAGGACGTGATAAACCTGCTGTGTGACATTGTGGGAGAGACGGAGATGAAGGCAGCGTTCAAGGAATACTTTCAGGCCCTTGGGGCCGCCGCCTTTCCAGTCTTGGTTGGTGCTCTGATCGGTCACCCGATTCCAGTGTTTGGTG GGATCTTCATAGGGGGGGCTCTATGGAAACATGAGTTGCAGCGGCATTTCGAGCCCGTCGCTCAGCTCCTAAAAGCACTGCCGGATGTCCAGCAGCAAAACCTGTTCAACAAAGTCCGCGCCATCATCGAGGACCTGGAGGGCATGGACGCCTATCAGCTGAGGAAGCTGGTCAGGGGCAGAGAGGACCTGTATGAGGAGCTGGTGCAGATGCTGCAGAGATACTTCTCCGAGGAGCGCAACGCCAGAGTGGAGTGTCGCACTCGTCCCTCGGGGCAGCGGTCCAGCAGGAGTTGA